The following are encoded in a window of Sebastes umbrosus isolate fSebUmb1 chromosome 7, fSebUmb1.pri, whole genome shotgun sequence genomic DNA:
- the LOC119491592 gene encoding extracellular calcium-sensing receptor-like produces the protein MCDCAYVMLLFVLFVGAFGAEEDTALCEMLGSPEFPLLSKEGDITIGGVFSLHNPISKPPSSFTDTPELLICSGIIMRQFQYAQTMIFAIQEINNSSSLLPNISIGYKVFDSCRSPLYSTRVVMGLMNGQERTLGQSCSGQSSVHAVIGPSDSSSTIAMLQIAGVFQIPVISYYATCACLSNRKEYPSFFRTIPSDYYQSRALAKLVKHFGWTWVGAVRSDNDYGKNGMETFITAARQEGVCIEYSEVISSADSSGHIARVVRVIQSGSAKVLVAFLSQEIEILLEEALKQNITGLQWVGSESWIMASRLATKRYSGILTGSLGFTIRKAKIPGLREFLLQVNPSQDPHNNLLRDFWEAIFGCSFQPSLHGQSQCSGSERLEDINTSFTDVSKLRISNNVYKAVYAVAHAMHNMLTCGQSGEAVKQLCIWKDVLEPNEVVKHLQDVNFTLQSGETVGFDENGDPAATYELLNWQRNQAGDIVFVAVGSYDASLANGKQFIMKGINTTWAAGSPKRPQSVCSESCLPGFRQAVIKGKPICCFSCIACADGEISNSSNSAECSRCPLEYWSNEDHSQCVPKVTEFLSYGETMGALLAAFSLFGASLSLVVSCVFFRFRHTPLVKASNSELSFLLLFSLTLCFLCSLTFLGRPSEWSCMLRHTAFGITFALCMSCILAKTMAVVNAFNANRPANTVPQCSAPLQRTSVLSCTLLQVLVCVLWLTLAPPFPYKNTAHATERIILECDLGSPIGFWAVLGYIGLLAVLCFVFAFLARKLPDNFNEAKFITFSMLIFCAVWITFIPAYVSSPGKFTVAVEIFAILASSYGLLLCIFAPKCIIIVLKPELNTKKHLMGRTGSH, from the exons ATGTGTGACTGTGCCTATGTCATGTTACTGTTTGTGCTTTTTGTGGGGGCCTTTGGAGCAGAGGAAGACACAGCGCTTTGTGAGATGCTGGGAAGCCCAGAGTTTCCTCTGTTATCTAAGGAAGGAGATATCACTATTGGAGGAGTTTTCTCCCTCCATAATCCAATATCAAAGCCTCCGTCCTCCTTCACAGATACTCCAGAACTTCTCATATGCTCTGG GATAATTATGAGACAATTTCAATATGCCCAAACAATGATTTTTGCCATCCAGGAGATCAATAATagcagctctctgctgcctAATATCTCAATTGGTTATAAGGTGTTTGACAGCTGTCGTTCACCACTGTATTCAACGCGTGTGGTGATGGGTCTAATGAATGGGCAGGAAAGGACTTTGGGTCAAAGCTGCTCCGGCCAGTCATCTGTTCATGCCGTCATCGGACCATCTGATTCCTCCTCAACCATTGCGATGCTACAAATTGCAGGGGTTTTCCAGATACCAGTG ATCAGTTACTATGCCACTTGTGCTTGTTTGAGTAACAGAAAGGAGTACCCCTCCTTCTTCAGAACCATCCCTAGTGACTACTATCAGAGCAGAGCCTTGGCAAAACTAGTAAAGCACTTTGGCTGGACATGGGTTGGGGCAGTTAGAAGTGACAATGACTATGGTAAAAATGGCATGGAAACATTTATCACAGCTGCAAGGCAGGAGGGGGTCTGCATTGAGTACTCAGAAGTCATCTCAAGCGCTGACTCCAGTGGGCATATTGCCAGGGTGGTCAGAGTGATCCAAAGCGGCAGTGCAAAGGTTTTAGTTGCCTTCCTCTCCCAGGAGATAGAAATTCTGCTTGAGGAAGCTCTGAAGCAGAACATAACTGGGCTGCAGTGGGTAGGCAGTGAGTCCTGGATTATGGCAAGTCGTCTGGCCACCAAGAGGTACTCGGGAATCCTGACAGGATCTCTGGGCTTCACCATCAGAAAAGCAAAGATCCCAGGCCTGCGAGAGTTTCTTTTGCAGGTTAACCCAAGTCAAGACCCTCATAATAATCTCCTGAGAGATTTCTGGGAAGCCATATTTGGTTGCAGTTTCCAACCCAGTCTGCATGGTCAGTCCCAGTGCTCTGGTTCTGAGAGACTAGAGGACATCAACACTTCTTTCACAGATGTTTCAAAGCTAAGGATATCCAACAATGTGTATAAAGCTGTGTATGCTGTGGCTCATGCCATGcataacatgttgacatgtggACAAAGTGGTGAAGCGGTGAAACAGTTGTGTATATGGAAAGATGTTTTAGAGCCTAATGAG GTTGTGAAACACCTCCAAGATGTCAATTTTACCCTTCAGTCAGGAGAAACTGTGGGTTTTGATGAAAACGGAGACcctgcagcaacttatgagcTACTGAACTGGCAGAGAAACCAAGCAGGAGATATTGTATTTGTTGCTGTAGGGAGCTACGACGCCTCACTAGCGAATGGAAAGCAGTTTATCATGAAAGGAATAAACACAACATGGGCTGCCGGATCCCCAAAG AGGCCACAGTCTGTCTGCAGTGAGAGTTGTCTGCCAGGTTTCCGGCAGGCTGTGATTAAAGgtaaacccatctgctgttTCTCCTGCATCGCCTGTGCTGATGGAGAAATCAGCAACTCCAGCA ATTCTGCTGAGTGTTCACGATGTCCACTGGAGTACTGGTCAAATGAAGATCACAGCCAGTGTGTTCCAAAGGTGACCGAGTTCCTATCTTACGGAGAAACCATGGGCGCCCTCCTCGCTGCTTTCTCGTTGTTCGGAGCAAGTTTGTCACTGGTGGTGTCATGCGTCTTCTTTCGCTTTCGTCACACACCTCTCGTCAAAGCCAGCAACTCTGAGCtgagcttcctgctgctcttctccttgactctgtgtttcctgtgctcTCTTACCTTCTTAGGCCGGCCCTCTGAGTGGTCCTGCATGCTGCGACACACAGCATTCGGCATCACCTTTGCCCTGTGCATGTCTTGCATCTTGGCTAAAACCATGGCGGTGGTGAATGCCTTTAATGCTAATAGGCCAGCGAACACAGTCCCTCAGTGCTCTGCTCCGCTTCAGAGAACAAGCgttctcagctgtactttgctGCAGGTGTTAGTTTGTGTGCTGTGGTTAACTCTTGCCCCGCCATTcccctacaaaaatacagctcATGCCACTGAAAGGATTATTCTAGAGTGTGATTTAGGTTCACCTATCGGGTTCTGGGCTGTGCTGGGGTATATAGGACTCCTGGCTGTGCTGTGCTTTGTCTTCGCTTTTCTGGCTCGAAAGCTGCCTGATAATTTCAATGAAGCTAAATTCATCACCTTCAGCATGCTGATATTCTGTGCAGTCTGGATCACATTTATCCCAGCGTATGTCAGCTCTCCTGGGAAGTTCACTGTGGCTGTGGAGATATTTGCTATTTTAGCCTCCAGTTATGGACTACTTCTCTGTATATTTGCaccaaagtgcattattattgttctcaaacctgaactgaacacaaaaaaacatctgatggGGAGAACAGGATCccattaa